In Planctomycetia bacterium, a single genomic region encodes these proteins:
- a CDS encoding molybdenum cofactor guanylyltransferase, with translation MVGTSLRCAGLVLCGGRSERMGSAKAWLPFGPELLLQRVVCILGEVVSPVVAVAAPGQRLPPLPAGVLIVRDAQEGRGPLEGMLAGVKALDGRADAVFVASCDAPLLSSAFVRRVLKSLGDQEIAAPVVDGFAHPLAAVYRLSLQGAIESMLAADQRRPTDLLRERNTRELTTADFADIDPEMRSLRGCNTPEEYQTLLREAGFA, from the coding sequence ATGGTGGGGACCTCGCTCCGGTGCGCCGGTCTCGTTCTCTGCGGCGGTCGAAGCGAGCGGATGGGCTCCGCCAAGGCCTGGCTTCCGTTCGGGCCCGAGTTGCTGCTGCAACGCGTGGTGTGCATTCTGGGCGAGGTGGTTTCGCCGGTCGTCGCGGTCGCCGCCCCGGGCCAGCGACTACCGCCGCTTCCGGCTGGCGTACTGATTGTCCGTGACGCCCAGGAAGGGCGCGGACCGCTCGAAGGGATGCTGGCTGGCGTCAAAGCGCTCGACGGCCGAGCGGACGCCGTGTTCGTCGCCAGTTGCGATGCGCCCCTACTCAGTTCCGCGTTTGTGCGTCGCGTCCTGAAATCGCTCGGCGACCAAGAAATCGCGGCTCCGGTCGTCGACGGCTTTGCCCATCCGTTGGCGGCCGTCTACCGCCTCAGCTTGCAAGGCGCGATCGAATCGATGCTCGCTGCAGATCAGCGCAGGCCGACGGATCTGTTGCGCGAGCGAAACACGCGCGAGTTGACCACAGCGGATTTCGCCGATATCGATCCAGAAATGCGCTCACTCCGAGGCTGCAACACGCCGGAAGAATACCAAACGCTGCTACGCGAGGCAGGGTTTGCATAG